One stretch of Roseimicrobium sp. ORNL1 DNA includes these proteins:
- a CDS encoding NADAR family protein: MSGNVIQFYSTKGEYGPFSNFSAHRLFLKGKTWRTSEHYFQAQKFAGTEHEEELRMVESPMVVARMGRSRKRPLRKDWDAVKDDIMREAVMTKFTQNKELKALLLSTCDAALVEHTANDSCWADGGDGTGKNMLGIILMEVREKLKEEQESGSA; encoded by the coding sequence ATGAGCGGGAACGTGATCCAGTTTTACAGCACGAAGGGCGAGTATGGTCCCTTCTCCAACTTCTCCGCGCATCGTCTTTTCTTGAAGGGGAAGACGTGGCGCACCTCGGAGCACTATTTCCAGGCCCAGAAGTTTGCCGGAACAGAGCACGAGGAGGAATTGCGTATGGTGGAGTCGCCCATGGTAGTGGCCCGCATGGGACGTTCCCGGAAACGGCCGCTCCGCAAGGACTGGGATGCCGTGAAGGACGACATCATGCGCGAGGCGGTGATGACCAAGTTCACCCAGAACAAGGAACTCAAAGCCCTGCTGCTCAGTACGTGTGATGCAGCGCTCGTGGAACACACCGCGAACGACTCCTGCTGGGCGGATGGTGGCGATGGCACCGGAAAGAACATGCTCGGCATCATCCTCATGGAGGTGCGTGAGAAGTTGAAGGAAGAACAAGAATCGGGGAGTGCCTGA
- a CDS encoding ADP-ribosylglycohydrolase family protein — MGDRITGLILGAAVGDALGLPAEGMSANRIARRWPGALQHRFLFGRGMVSDDTEHVFFTAQSLLEAGNDVAVFRRALARRLRWWLLALPAGVGLATARSIVKLWLGWNPAKSGVWSAGNGPAMRSAVIGARFAEDETKIRAFVEASTCMTHRDPKANTGALAVALGAAAVIRGAASDDALIHTWQTLSSDEEWQRAMALLRAELARGSSVVAFSEVLSGKRKREVSGYIYRTVPVALYAWLRHRGDFRATLQEVIACGGDTDTVATIAGALAGSECGEKGIPAEWISGICEWPRSTRVLREIASRAADQNCRTPVSYVVAGVIPRNVFFLGVVLTHGFRRLIPG; from the coding sequence ATGGGTGACCGCATCACCGGCCTGATTCTCGGTGCTGCAGTGGGAGATGCACTGGGCCTGCCAGCCGAGGGCATGTCGGCGAATCGCATTGCGCGTCGCTGGCCAGGTGCCTTGCAACATCGCTTTCTCTTTGGTCGCGGCATGGTCAGTGATGACACGGAGCATGTCTTCTTCACCGCGCAGTCACTCCTGGAGGCTGGCAATGACGTTGCAGTCTTTCGCCGCGCCCTCGCGAGGCGACTGCGTTGGTGGCTTCTCGCGTTGCCTGCCGGCGTGGGCCTGGCCACGGCGCGATCCATCGTGAAGCTCTGGTTGGGATGGAATCCTGCGAAGAGTGGTGTGTGGTCTGCGGGAAACGGCCCAGCAATGCGAAGCGCTGTCATTGGAGCGCGCTTTGCGGAGGATGAAACAAAGATCCGCGCGTTCGTGGAAGCATCCACGTGCATGACACATCGAGATCCCAAGGCCAACACAGGCGCGCTGGCAGTCGCATTGGGCGCCGCTGCGGTGATTCGTGGTGCCGCCAGCGATGACGCTCTGATCCATACCTGGCAGACGCTTTCCTCTGATGAAGAATGGCAACGCGCCATGGCCTTGCTGCGCGCAGAGCTGGCACGTGGCTCTTCAGTGGTCGCTTTTTCAGAAGTGCTCAGCGGCAAACGCAAACGTGAGGTGAGTGGATACATCTACCGGACGGTGCCCGTGGCGCTCTACGCGTGGCTGCGGCATCGCGGTGATTTTCGTGCGACGCTTCAAGAAGTGATCGCATGTGGTGGTGATACAGACACCGTTGCTACGATCGCTGGAGCTCTTGCCGGATCGGAGTGTGGTGAGAAGGGCATTCCTGCGGAATGGATCTCGGGTATTTGCGAATGGCCACGAAGCACTCGTGTGCTGCGTGAAATAGCTTCACGTGCCGCGGATCAGAATTGCCGCACCCCAGTGAGCTATGTGGTGGCAGGCGTCATTCCGAGAAACGTTTTCTTCCTCGGTGTGGTGTTAACTCACGGCTTCCGCAGGTTGATTCCTGGATAA
- a CDS encoding NUDIX domain-containing protein, whose amino-acid sequence MSFAYKYARPALTVDCVIFGFASEEHELRVLLIQRGLPPFEGRWALPGGFVKVGESTDVAARRELEEETGLKQVYLEQFKTFSDPKRDPREHVVSVAYYALVPFLSHPPKADTDAKDAAWFSVEDVPSLAFDHKLILETALHRLRLKMQHEPVGFELLPPQFTLTQLQQVYEAVLGQTLDKRNFRKKILSMNLLIDTGEVQQDVAHRAAALWKFDARRYEKLKKGGFHFAL is encoded by the coding sequence ATGTCCTTCGCCTATAAATACGCGCGCCCTGCCCTCACGGTGGACTGCGTGATCTTCGGGTTCGCATCCGAGGAGCATGAGCTGCGCGTGCTGCTCATCCAGCGCGGGTTGCCACCTTTCGAAGGGCGGTGGGCGCTGCCGGGTGGCTTTGTGAAGGTGGGCGAGAGCACGGATGTGGCCGCGCGTCGCGAACTGGAGGAGGAGACCGGACTGAAACAGGTGTACCTGGAGCAGTTCAAGACCTTCAGCGATCCGAAGCGCGACCCGCGTGAGCATGTGGTGAGCGTGGCGTACTACGCCCTGGTGCCCTTCCTGAGCCACCCTCCGAAGGCGGATACGGATGCGAAGGATGCCGCGTGGTTCTCCGTGGAAGATGTGCCTTCCCTGGCCTTCGACCACAAGCTCATCCTCGAAACGGCCCTGCACCGTCTCCGCCTGAAGATGCAGCATGAACCGGTGGGCTTCGAACTGCTGCCACCGCAATTCACCCTCACCCAACTGCAACAGGTCTATGAGGCCGTCCTTGGCCAGACCCTCGATAAACGCAACTTCCGGAAAAAGATCCTGAGCATGAACCTGCTCATCGACACCGGTGAAGTGCAGCAGGATGTCGCGCATCGCGCCGCGGCCCTGTGGAAGTTCGATGCGCGACGGTATGAAAAACTCAAGAAGGGCGGCTTCCATTTCGCCCTGTAG
- a CDS encoding aminotransferase class V-fold PLP-dependent enzyme has protein sequence MTIDDIISDESLRTSEFPVARDTIFMAHGGVCILPQRSVKAMQDYLEVCAVRGQENLDIWRHLNETRVVAAKLIGAQASEIALLGPTSLGLSLVANGLPWEAGDEIVCYHDDYPANVYPWMDLQRRGVVLKFIEPEVPGHITPEVVERALTPKTKMVALASCHFFTGYRIDVDAIGKMVRSRGIYFCLDAIQTVGAFPTSVEHVDFLSADAHKWMLGPMAAGIFYVRESLHDVLRPSLIGAWNVKSPNFITQDQVEFEKGGRRYEPGVPNAIGIYGMRGALDLLVELGIENVAARLLKLKAHLVSKLKALGFQVLPPTGGEHASSITTATRDGGASLEQVFDHLAKHHVTISLRHNRACRAHLRFSPHFYNTEAEVDRVCALIAEVK, from the coding sequence ATGACCATTGACGACATCATCTCCGACGAATCCCTGCGCACTTCCGAATTCCCCGTGGCGCGCGACACCATCTTCATGGCGCACGGGGGCGTGTGCATCCTGCCGCAGCGCTCGGTGAAGGCCATGCAGGATTATCTTGAGGTCTGTGCCGTGCGCGGGCAGGAGAATCTCGATATCTGGAGGCACCTCAATGAGACGCGCGTGGTGGCGGCGAAGCTCATCGGCGCGCAGGCCAGTGAGATTGCTCTGCTGGGGCCGACGTCCCTCGGACTCAGCCTCGTGGCCAATGGGTTGCCGTGGGAGGCCGGTGACGAGATCGTGTGTTATCACGATGATTATCCCGCGAATGTGTACCCCTGGATGGATCTGCAACGTCGTGGCGTCGTGCTGAAGTTCATCGAGCCGGAAGTGCCCGGGCATATCACCCCGGAAGTGGTGGAGCGAGCGTTGACACCGAAGACCAAGATGGTGGCGCTGGCCTCGTGTCACTTTTTCACCGGGTATCGCATCGATGTGGATGCCATCGGCAAGATGGTGCGCAGCCGCGGCATCTACTTCTGCCTGGATGCCATCCAGACCGTGGGCGCCTTTCCCACCAGTGTGGAGCACGTGGACTTCCTCAGCGCGGATGCGCACAAGTGGATGCTCGGCCCCATGGCGGCGGGCATCTTCTATGTGCGTGAGTCGCTGCATGACGTGCTGCGACCCTCGCTCATCGGCGCGTGGAATGTGAAGTCACCGAACTTCATCACACAGGATCAGGTGGAATTTGAGAAAGGTGGTCGGCGCTATGAACCCGGTGTGCCGAATGCGATTGGCATCTACGGCATGCGCGGAGCCCTGGACCTGCTGGTGGAACTGGGCATCGAAAATGTCGCGGCGCGCCTGCTGAAGCTGAAGGCCCATCTCGTATCGAAGCTGAAAGCGCTCGGTTTCCAGGTGCTGCCGCCCACGGGAGGAGAACATGCCAGCAGCATTACCACCGCGACACGTGACGGTGGCGCCTCGCTGGAGCAGGTCTTCGACCACCTCGCAAAGCACCACGTGACTATCTCCCTACGGCACAATCGGGCCTGCAGAGCTCACCTGCGCTTCAGCCCGCACTTCTACAATACCGAGGCAGAAGTGGACCGCGTGTGTGCCCTGATAGCCGAGGTGAAATAA
- a CDS encoding ADP-ribosylglycohydrolase family protein, with the protein MNSHNEKLQRACLALEGLSVGDGFGEQCFTSDEVMSLRLETRQIPPPPWFFTDDTIMSISIVEVLQQYGIIQQDALAAAFAHRYAADPFRGYGGTAHRILRAIGEGVPWEQAAGEAFDGMGSMGNGGAMRAAPVGAYFAKEGVAAVVEQAKRSAAVTHAHEEGQAGAVAVALAAMYAVQHGARAESRGLLEFVLEHLTPGDTHTALRRALNIPFSRSPAVIAQMLGSGEKVISQDTVPFSLWCAARHLDSFPSALWSTVSGLGDRDTTCAIVALAVGREGIPADWVASREPLPLLN; encoded by the coding sequence ATGAATAGTCACAACGAGAAGCTCCAGCGCGCATGCCTTGCATTAGAAGGGCTTTCCGTGGGAGATGGATTTGGCGAGCAGTGCTTCACCTCTGATGAGGTGATGTCTTTGCGCCTGGAGACGCGTCAGATTCCGCCGCCGCCGTGGTTTTTCACGGATGACACGATCATGTCCATCTCCATCGTGGAGGTACTGCAGCAATACGGCATCATTCAACAGGATGCGCTCGCCGCGGCCTTCGCGCACCGCTATGCCGCGGATCCGTTTCGCGGTTATGGCGGCACTGCGCATCGCATTCTCCGCGCCATTGGCGAAGGTGTTCCCTGGGAGCAGGCGGCAGGTGAAGCCTTCGATGGCATGGGCTCCATGGGCAATGGCGGCGCCATGCGCGCCGCACCGGTGGGAGCCTATTTCGCAAAGGAAGGCGTGGCAGCGGTGGTCGAACAGGCGAAACGCTCGGCCGCGGTAACGCATGCTCATGAAGAAGGGCAGGCGGGTGCGGTGGCCGTGGCACTTGCGGCGATGTATGCGGTCCAGCATGGGGCCCGGGCGGAATCTCGCGGACTGCTGGAGTTCGTTCTCGAACACCTCACACCCGGAGATACGCACACAGCCTTGCGACGTGCACTGAACATCCCATTCAGTCGCTCGCCTGCGGTGATTGCCCAGATGCTCGGCAGTGGTGAGAAGGTCATCTCACAGGATACTGTTCCCTTCTCCCTTTGGTGTGCCGCGAGGCATCTCGACAGTTTCCCATCGGCACTATGGTCCACCGTCAGTGGACTGGGTGATCGAGACACAACCTGCGCCATCGTTGCCCTTGCGGTCGGGCGTGAAGGCATCCCGGCAGACTGGGTCGCAAGTCGAGAGCCGCTGCCACTACTCAACTAA
- a CDS encoding TIGR02452 family protein: MITKRSARASLAEETLRLIEQGGYTSSSGKSVDLAVSVSRSVRDTVGIAPEETLEVARTSEVKGVIEVTSESTLQALIRLQGEDAPGLACLNFASAKNAGGGFLGGSQAQEESLARSSALYPSLTSVPQYYEANRACRSSLYTDWMIWSPEVPFFRDDEGSLLDVPVLASVITAPAPNAGAVAKNRPDELPLVEPTLQRRAERVLQLAASRGVKTFVLGAWGCGVFRNDPSMVASVFADLVREGAAFANVFPRLVFAIYDTTSTGEVLTAFKTTLLQTSS; this comes from the coding sequence ATGATTACCAAACGGTCAGCGAGGGCTTCGCTGGCAGAAGAAACACTCCGCCTCATTGAACAAGGTGGATATACCAGTAGCAGCGGGAAGAGCGTGGACCTTGCCGTGTCCGTCAGCAGATCGGTGCGCGATACGGTGGGCATTGCCCCGGAGGAAACTCTGGAAGTCGCGCGAACGAGCGAAGTGAAAGGCGTCATCGAGGTGACTTCGGAGTCCACGCTGCAGGCGCTCATCCGCCTGCAGGGTGAGGACGCGCCTGGCCTGGCGTGCCTGAACTTCGCCAGCGCGAAGAATGCCGGTGGTGGCTTCCTGGGCGGGTCCCAGGCACAAGAAGAGTCGCTCGCGCGATCTTCCGCGCTGTATCCCAGCCTGACTTCGGTGCCGCAGTACTATGAGGCTAATCGTGCCTGCCGATCGAGCCTCTACACGGACTGGATGATCTGGTCCCCTGAGGTGCCCTTCTTCCGTGATGATGAAGGCTCGCTCCTCGATGTGCCGGTGCTGGCTTCGGTCATCACTGCTCCTGCACCGAACGCGGGCGCCGTAGCCAAGAACCGGCCGGATGAACTGCCGCTGGTGGAACCCACCCTGCAGCGGCGGGCGGAACGCGTGCTACAGCTCGCGGCCTCGCGTGGTGTGAAGACTTTTGTGCTCGGGGCGTGGGGCTGTGGCGTGTTCCGCAACGACCCGAGCATGGTGGCCAGCGTTTTTGCAGATCTCGTCCGCGAAGGTGCAGCCTTCGCAAATGTCTTCCCGCGCCTCGTGTTCGCCATCTATGACACCACCTCCACTGGTGAGGTGCTCACCGCCTTCAAGACAACCCTTTTGCAGACATCGTCATGA
- a CDS encoding autotransporter-associated beta strand repeat-containing protein — protein MPLIFHALRRVPVRSSLALALLLHLHTALLPAATLVWDSDGTAGGTTGGAGTWNTSAQLWNNTGTMTAWDNAAGNIASFGGTAGAVTLGGPITTTGLTFTSSGYTITTEEANPYILSLGGLINVTTAGHSATIASDMAFTLASGVAGAGNTTLAADYDINGGGFSFGKSGTGTLTMASNLTNGGGLTVSGGVMNLSGSYTLNTYGAGLTVSGGTFNVSGTLGSASVALGQSAFSGNSVTNFSGTAYISGASSTFRVGEATNATVNITAGTVTLGASSGGLVLGRSAATAQGFMNISGGSLVLSGNGNLVRIGAGYTNAENSGASVLTISGTGHFNAGTTTGTIQLGSGLAGNTNSTGTIHLNGGTLSTLRTIMGGTVGASIFNFNGGTLKATGTTMTLATSLTTVNVRDGGGIIDTNTFNVSILKGLTHSSIGGDAATDGGITKSGAGVLTFGGTEANTYTGVTRVYGGELALSKTAGVNAIAGDITIGDGTATALLRLVNADQIANTSVITLQGLDANAGVFRLNGRNETVGGLVSVNGEGIVENESTTNAVLTLNNTGTQSYSGILRNGSLSGVLSLIKAGTGTQILASATTYTGITTINAGTLKFGVNNALNATTPLVLAAAGGQATLSLDGHSWATGGITIYNATSTSTSQAVIDLGENGLLTLGAATLTVNNDNNPLGATITGGTIDFGTTTRTFAIADSSNAIADLTIESDIITGAGSIGLIKTGAGTLRLSGTVALNGSITLSAGVLEIAGTTSHPAATFSTTVGSATAPAVLRIVNGGDYTTGALNLGVGPTLKGASLVVSGGVITMNPTSTQSGVLLGSTGYGGLFLSGGTINTKRVDSGDGTTDAAISILRVDGGTLNTSRYIMTRNERWEFTVTGGQVVRTGEAIALAFRSGATVATATTTAQGVMTVAGGVVDNGILTLTFGQQNDASAQGTAYLNLNAGTFINNRINFYNNTGMALQAIVNFNGGLWRATQSTALFATVSTGGTGSIKTYVNGAFGTFAGGAVIDSNGFTPTLSTALLAPTGNGVTSITVTGGGSGYIGAPYVEISGGGGTGATAYATVDLDPASPTYGQVTGIVVTNPGRDYTSTPTITLKGGGGAGAIVGTVSTAENTSGGLTKLGTGTLILSGAEANTYTGMTNVNAGELHLSKTDGITAVAGDITVGTGSGSAILKLINSNQISDTSAITFNGTGTNAGVFRLNNRSDTVGGLSSTGGAGIVENESGVAGEGTLTINVTSGTKTFTGIIRNGDGTGIDGTLALTKTGAGTQVLTANNTYTGATTITEGTLQLGNGGTTGSVGAADIDIGAQGTLAINRSDQYTLLNHIKGSGALAINNAPTGTVIIDSVGNTYSGGTRVNSGTLMLLNSYGTGTGTGSVTVETAGKLAGNGYITTSAGNSVVVRGTFSIGQVSTFAEDFHVETSGGGSFLVETGGVLVFDITSGAGSGMLNAPEEADMLYLSGSVVLQTGSTLRVDSLYNVVDWALGDAWQIIDWTSLGSTTRTGTFTYFDLPELSDEYDWDVSQLYSTGIISVGVAVVPEPGRALLLAGALAVMILRRRRRQA, from the coding sequence ATGCCCCTCATCTTCCACGCCCTGCGGCGTGTGCCGGTGCGTTCGTCCCTGGCGCTGGCACTGCTCCTGCATCTTCACACGGCGCTTCTGCCGGCTGCCACACTCGTCTGGGATTCGGACGGCACTGCAGGCGGCACCACCGGTGGCGCGGGCACCTGGAATACCTCAGCCCAGCTCTGGAACAATACCGGCACCATGACCGCATGGGACAACGCGGCCGGCAACATCGCCTCCTTCGGCGGTACGGCAGGCGCCGTGACTCTGGGAGGGCCAATCACGACCACGGGATTGACGTTCACCTCCTCGGGCTACACCATCACCACGGAGGAGGCGAACCCCTACATACTGAGCTTGGGTGGCTTGATCAACGTGACCACAGCGGGCCACTCCGCGACCATTGCATCGGACATGGCCTTCACGCTGGCCTCGGGCGTCGCTGGCGCAGGGAACACGACTCTTGCTGCTGACTACGACATCAACGGCGGTGGCTTCAGCTTTGGCAAATCCGGCACAGGTACGCTTACGATGGCCTCCAATCTCACGAACGGCGGTGGCCTGACCGTGAGCGGCGGCGTGATGAATCTCTCGGGCAGCTACACGCTCAACACCTATGGCGCAGGTCTAACCGTCAGTGGTGGCACCTTCAACGTCAGCGGCACCTTGGGCAGTGCATCCGTGGCCCTGGGCCAGTCCGCATTTTCCGGCAACAGCGTCACGAACTTCTCCGGCACGGCCTACATCTCCGGGGCGTCTTCCACCTTCCGCGTGGGTGAAGCAACCAATGCAACGGTGAATATCACGGCCGGCACGGTCACCTTGGGAGCTTCTTCCGGGGGGCTCGTGCTGGGTCGCAGCGCTGCCACGGCACAGGGATTCATGAATATCTCCGGCGGCTCACTCGTGCTCTCCGGAAATGGGAACCTCGTCCGCATCGGCGCAGGATACACTAATGCCGAGAACAGCGGTGCAAGCGTGCTGACCATTTCCGGCACAGGACACTTCAATGCCGGCACGACCACCGGCACCATTCAACTCGGCTCGGGTCTCGCAGGAAACACCAACAGCACCGGCACCATTCATCTCAATGGCGGCACGCTCTCCACCCTGCGGACCATCATGGGAGGCACGGTGGGCGCTTCCATTTTCAACTTCAACGGTGGCACGCTGAAGGCCACAGGCACCACGATGACACTGGCCACAAGCCTCACCACGGTCAATGTGCGTGATGGTGGCGGCATCATTGATACCAACACGTTCAATGTCTCCATTTTAAAGGGCCTCACCCATTCCTCGATTGGAGGAGATGCCGCCACGGACGGAGGCATCACCAAAAGCGGTGCCGGCGTGCTCACCTTCGGCGGTACGGAGGCGAATACGTATACCGGCGTCACCCGTGTGTATGGAGGAGAATTGGCCCTTTCCAAGACAGCGGGTGTGAATGCCATCGCTGGAGACATCACCATTGGCGATGGCACTGCCACGGCACTGTTGCGTTTGGTCAATGCGGACCAGATTGCCAATACCAGCGTCATCACCTTACAGGGACTGGATGCGAATGCCGGCGTGTTCCGTCTCAACGGTAGAAACGAAACCGTCGGCGGTCTCGTGAGCGTGAACGGTGAGGGCATTGTGGAGAACGAGAGTACCACAAACGCAGTGCTCACCTTGAACAACACCGGCACGCAGAGCTACAGCGGCATCCTGCGGAATGGATCACTCAGCGGTGTCCTCTCACTGATCAAAGCCGGCACCGGCACGCAGATCCTCGCCAGCGCCACCACCTACACCGGCATCACCACGATCAACGCAGGCACGTTGAAGTTCGGCGTGAACAATGCGCTGAACGCCACCACTCCCCTGGTGCTCGCCGCCGCCGGTGGGCAGGCCACGCTGTCTCTCGATGGACACTCCTGGGCCACTGGAGGCATCACGATCTACAACGCCACCTCCACCAGTACCAGTCAGGCGGTGATTGACCTTGGAGAGAATGGCCTGCTTACCCTCGGTGCGGCCACCTTGACCGTGAACAATGACAACAACCCGCTGGGAGCTACGATCACCGGAGGCACCATCGACTTCGGCACGACCACGCGCACCTTTGCCATCGCGGACAGTAGCAACGCCATCGCCGACCTTACGATTGAATCTGACATCATCACCGGCGCGGGAAGCATTGGTCTTATCAAAACGGGAGCCGGCACCCTGCGTCTGAGTGGGACAGTCGCTCTCAACGGATCCATTACGCTGAGCGCGGGGGTGCTGGAGATTGCCGGAACCACGAGCCATCCGGCAGCCACCTTCAGCACCACCGTCGGTTCTGCCACCGCACCTGCCGTGCTGCGCATAGTGAACGGAGGGGACTACACCACCGGGGCGCTCAATCTTGGAGTCGGCCCCACACTCAAGGGGGCATCTCTCGTAGTGTCGGGCGGTGTGATCACCATGAACCCCACCAGCACGCAGTCGGGCGTCTTGCTTGGATCCACAGGATACGGTGGCTTGTTCCTCTCCGGTGGCACCATCAACACCAAGCGGGTGGACTCCGGCGACGGCACCACAGATGCCGCCATCTCCATCCTGCGGGTCGACGGAGGCACGCTGAATACTTCGCGGTACATCATGACTCGCAATGAGCGTTGGGAATTCACGGTCACTGGCGGGCAAGTCGTACGAACCGGCGAAGCCATTGCGCTCGCTTTCCGCAGCGGTGCCACGGTTGCCACCGCCACCACTACGGCACAGGGGGTGATGACCGTCGCCGGCGGCGTGGTGGACAATGGCATCCTCACTCTCACCTTTGGCCAGCAGAATGATGCCAGCGCCCAAGGCACTGCGTACCTGAACCTCAATGCAGGCACCTTCATCAACAATCGCATCAACTTCTACAACAACACGGGCATGGCACTGCAGGCCATCGTAAATTTCAACGGTGGTCTCTGGCGCGCGACGCAATCCACGGCGCTCTTCGCGACAGTGAGCACGGGTGGCACAGGTTCCATCAAAACATATGTGAACGGTGCGTTCGGAACCTTTGCGGGCGGAGCGGTGATCGACTCGAATGGTTTTACTCCCACCCTCTCCACTGCCCTCCTCGCACCCACGGGCAATGGAGTCACGAGCATTACTGTCACTGGTGGGGGCAGTGGGTACATTGGCGCTCCCTATGTGGAAATCTCCGGCGGCGGGGGCACGGGAGCCACCGCGTATGCCACGGTGGATCTCGATCCAGCCAGTCCCACGTATGGCCAGGTCACCGGCATCGTGGTTACCAATCCGGGACGCGACTACACCTCCACGCCGACGATTACTCTCAAAGGCGGCGGTGGCGCGGGAGCCATCGTAGGGACTGTAAGCACGGCGGAGAATACATCCGGCGGCCTCACCAAGCTGGGCACCGGCACACTCATCCTCTCCGGTGCAGAGGCCAATACGTATACCGGCATGACGAATGTGAATGCCGGGGAACTGCATCTCTCCAAGACCGATGGCATTACAGCAGTCGCAGGAGACATCACCGTGGGCACTGGCAGTGGCTCCGCGATTCTGAAGCTCATCAACAGCAACCAAATCTCGGACACGAGCGCCATCACCTTCAATGGAACAGGCACGAATGCCGGCGTCTTCCGGCTGAATAATCGCAGCGATACCGTCGGAGGACTCAGCAGCACCGGCGGCGCGGGCATTGTGGAAAACGAATCCGGAGTCGCAGGTGAAGGCACCCTCACGATCAATGTCACCTCAGGAACGAAGACTTTCACCGGCATCATTCGCAACGGCGATGGCACGGGCATTGATGGCACGCTGGCTCTGACCAAGACGGGCGCGGGCACCCAGGTGCTCACGGCCAACAACACCTACACCGGCGCTACTACTATCACCGAAGGCACGCTCCAATTGGGCAATGGCGGAACCACCGGGTCCGTCGGTGCGGCAGACATCGACATCGGCGCACAAGGCACGCTGGCCATCAATCGCAGTGATCAGTACACCCTTCTCAATCACATCAAGGGATCGGGCGCACTGGCGATCAACAATGCGCCCACCGGCACGGTCATCATCGACAGTGTTGGCAACACGTACTCCGGCGGCACTCGTGTGAACTCCGGCACACTGATGCTGCTCAATTCCTACGGCACCGGCACAGGCACCGGAAGTGTGACCGTGGAAACCGCAGGCAAACTCGCGGGCAATGGCTACATCACCACCAGCGCGGGGAATTCCGTGGTGGTGCGTGGCACTTTCAGCATCGGGCAGGTGTCGACCTTTGCTGAGGATTTCCATGTTGAGACTTCAGGAGGTGGGTCCTTCCTCGTGGAAACAGGGGGCGTGCTGGTCTTTGATATCACCAGTGGCGCAGGTTCCGGCATGCTCAACGCGCCGGAGGAAGCGGACATGCTCTACCTCAGCGGAAGCGTGGTGCTCCAGACTGGCAGCACCCTGCGTGTGGACAGCCTGTATAATGTCGTAGACTGGGCGCTGGGGGATGCGTGGCAGATCATCGATTGGACGTCCCTGGGCAGCACCACACGCACCGGAACCTTCACGTATTTCGATTTGCCAGAACTCTCCGACGAGTACGATTGGGATGTCAGTCAATTGTACAGCACAGGCATCATCAGTGTCGGAGTTGCGGTGGTACCGGAACCCGGGCGGGCGCTGCTGCTCGCTGGAGCACTCGCAGTGATGATTCTGCGCCGTAGGAGACGACAGGCGTGA